The sequence GGGGCCTTGCAATATCCCGCTTTCGTACTGCTCGCGGCTGGCGGCGTTCTGATCTTCTTCGTCACTTTCGTGCTGCCGCAATTCTCCGCGGTCCTGCGCGACTTCAACGCCAAGACCGATCCGGTGATCGAAATCTTCCTTGGGCTTTCGGACATATTGCGCGGCCATGGGTTCGAGGTCGGCGCCGTGGTCGGCATCGCCGCCATCGGCGGCTGGCTGGCGTGGCGAAGGCCCGCTGTCCGCGCGAGCGTCGTAACCCAGCTCGCGCGGCTTCCGGTCATCTCGACCGTCGTGGAATTCCACCGGGCCGCGCTGTTCTCGCGCAACCTCGGCATTCTGCTCGGCAGCGGCGTGACACTGACGGCAACGCTGCGCATTCTGGTCGACATCATGACCGCGACGGGCGATGTCCCGGCATGGGCGGCGATGGCCGACCGCGTGCGCCACGGCGGCAGGCTCGCCGATGCGCTGGCCGCATCGGCCGTCTTGCCGCCGGTCGCGGTGCGGATGCTGCGGCTTGGCGAGGAGACCGGCCAGCTGCCGACGCTGTCGGGCCGGGTCGCGGAGTTCTACGAGGAGAAGCTGCAGCGGCAGCTCGACCGCGTTGTGGCCATTATCGGCCCGGCGGCGATCGTCCTCATCAGCGTCGTCGTCGGCGGATTGATCGTGTCGGTGATGACGGCGCTGCTGTCGGTCACTCAGGTTGTCGGATGAGCAGGGGAGGAGGCACATGATCGGCTTTTCAAGGAGGAGCCTGTTCGCTCCATCCAGGCGGCGCCGGCGCCGCCGCGGGGAGGAGGGCTTCACGCTGGTTGAGATGCTGGTCGTCATCACCATCATCGGCATGATCATGGCGCTGGTCGGCCCACGGGTGCTCAACTATCTCAGCGAGTCGCGCGTCAAGGCGGCCAAGATCCAGATCCAGAGCTTCAGCAGCGCGCTCGACCTGTTCTACCTCGATGCCGGCCGCTTCCCGACGAGCTCGGAGGGGCTGGGTGCGCTCGCGCATCCGGTGAGCGGCGTGGCGTCCTGGAACGGACCCTATGTCAAGGGCGGCAACGTTCCCAACGATCCATGGGGCAATCCCTATGTCTACAAGCAACCCGCGGAGAGGGATCCCTACGAGATCCGTTCGCTCGGCTCGGACGGTCAGGAAGGCGGAACGGGAACGGCGGGAGATATCTCCTCGGCGGCGAAGTAACGTCGATCGCGGCGAGGCGGGTTTCACCCTGCTGGAGATGGTCTGCGTTCTCGCGATCACGGCGCTGCTCGTCGCGATCTCGCTTCCACGAACGCCGTTGGCCACCTCGCGCCCCAAGCTGGAAGCTTATGCGATCCAGATCGCCACGTTGCTCAAGGCCGATCGCAACGCCGCGATGGCACGCCGTGTGTCGTTCGGAGCGGTGGTCGATGCGCCCGGGCGAAGCGTCCGGGCCGGTTCGAGTACAGGATTCGTCAGGGTGCCGGACGACGTCGTGTTCGATGCGCTCCTGCCGCAGCGCTGCAACGGCCGGGAGGTGCCTTCGACCATCACGTTCCTGCCGAGCGGGATGTCTTGCGGCGGAACAATACGGCTGACGCGGTTCGGCATCGGGTTCGACGTGCGGGTGAACTGGTTGACGGGAGGAGTGGACATTGTCGCGCAGGATGCCGTCCAGGCAGAGCAGTGAAGCCGGCTTCACGATGATCGAGGCGGTCATCGCGCTGGCCCTGCTGTCCATCGTGCTCGCGGCAATCGGCTCGCTCGTGGCCAGGAACGTGCGTGGCGCGCGGCAACTCGAGCAGCATACGGCATTGATGCAGACGGCGCGCCTGATCGCATCCCGCCTTCCGCAGGAAGGTCAACCGCTTCCGAGGGAGCTCGCGGGCAGGGAAGGCGGCTACCGCTGGCAGATGCGGATATCGCCGTTCATGGATGCAGACACCGCGATTTCGGACTCGCCGTTCGTTCCGCAACGGATCGAGTTGCGTGTGCAATCGCCAACCGGGGCGATCGTCTCGCTCGAGACCGTGCGCCTGCAATTCCGGGACGCGCTCCAATGAGGTCGTCGCTGCTTCGGATGTGGCGGTCAAATGCCGGCTTCACCATGTTCGAGGCGCTGGTCGCCCTCGCGGTGATGGGCCTGGTTCTCGGCGTGCTTGCAAGCGTGACAGGGGGCTGGCTGCCACCCTGGAATCGCGGTCTGCTCCAGATCCAGCGCAACGAGCAGGTCACGATCGCGCTCGATCGCCTGGCGGCGGACGTGTCCGCAGCCGAATTTGTGACACCGAACCGGGACCGCACCGCCGCGCTGTTCCGTGGTGATGAATCGTCAATCGTTTTCGTGCGCTCGGCGGTCGGCCCCAACAACCGAGCGGGGCTGGAGATTGTGCGGATTGCCGAAACGAGCGATGGCGCCGGGCGGGTGCTGGTGCGGGACCGGGCACCTTTCGTCGTGCTGCCGACCGGTGATCCCGCGGTTGATCCAATACCGTTCAGCGATCCCGTCGTGTTGCTGCGCGCGCCGCTTCGCATCACCTTTGCTTTCGCCGGCCCTCGCGGTGACTGGTTCGGCAACTGGCCCGCCTGGGCGGGCCTGCCGACGACGGTGCGTTTCGACATTCATGACGTCGAAGGAACGATCGTGCTTTCGACCGCGACACGCGTCCGCGCCAACACGGCAGCACCTCAGTCCGAAGCGGTCAGCGACGTTCGCCCTGGCGACAGTCAGGCGGCAAATAACAACGGGACCGGGGTCAGGTGACGATGAATCCTTCGAAGGTCGGATCAAGGACGGCCGAGCGCGGTTTCATCGTGGTGGCGACGCTATGGCTGCTCGCCGCCCTAGCCGGCTTGATTCTGGTGGGCTCGGTGTACATGACGCAATCGGCGATTGCGCTCGGTGCGTTCGATGCGGCCACGCAGCTGCAAATGATATCGACGGGGGGCGTCGAGCTGGCTGCCTACCAGCTGTCTGGTGTCGCACCGCAGGCACGTCCGACGCGAGGCAGCTTCACGTTCCGACTCGCGAACGCGAGGATCGCGGTCGAGTACCAGTCGGAGGCCGCGCGCATCAATCTGAACATGGCGCCTCGATCCACGATCGCGGGCTTGTTCACGGCCCTCGGCGTTGGGTCCGACGCAGCCGTCCAGCTTGCCGATCGGGTGGTGGCGTGGCGGACTGCCTCAAGACCAAGTTTGCAGGACGAAGAGGATTCTCTCTACGTCGCCGCCGGATTGAAGTACCTGCCGCGCCACGCAGGCTTCAACAATGTCGACGAGCTGTCGCTCGTCGTGGGAATGCCAGCGGCGCTGGTCGAGCGCGCGCGGCCGTATCTGACATTGTACAGCGGCATTGCGGGGGTGAACGTCCTGGAAGCCGCTCCGGAAGTCCTTGCCGCACTTCCCGATATGACCGCCGCGAAGGCCGATGCATTCCTCAATCAGCGTGACTCGCTGGCGTCGCAGGATCCGGGCTTCGTCCTGGGTGTTCTCGGCGGCGGGGTCACCGGGGCCACGGTGTCGGCAGGCAATGCCTACCGCATTCGCATGCATATCATCCTTCCCGACGGCCGGGACAGCCGGTCGGAAGGGGTCATCGTGCTTCCCGATCGGGGCACGAAGGCTGCCTACCGGGTGTTCACATGGCGAGACGAGATAGACCCGTCGACGGGGGGAACGCAGAGATGAGTGTCGTCAGTGAATTGACCGCGGCGTTGTCGTTGTGGATCGACGCCGTTGCCGGTGTCGTCAGCGCCCGGCTCGCGAATGTGAAACCGGTTCGCCGGATCGAGGTCGCCGAGGATGAAGCCGGCGCCTTGACGATGCGCCTTGCGCCGTCGACGAAGCTCGCGGATGGCGATCTTTCTCCGTGTCGCCTCGACGTGACCGACGGCAGCATCAATGGTCCGCTTTCGCCGCAATGGGCGGCCGCGGTGCGGGGAGGCGTGGTCGAATTACTGCTGCAGCCATCCCGCTTTGTTTTCCGGACCATAGAGCTGCCGGCCCGCGCCGCCGAATTCCTTGACGGGATCATTCGTGCCCAGATCGATCGTATCACGCCGTGGCCGCCCAGCGAGGCGCTGTTCCACTGGACACCTCCGCAAGGCAATGTTGGCGACCGCATTGAAACGACGGTCGTGGCCACCGGGCGCGCTCCGGCCGCGTCCCTGGCCCAGGCCTTCTCCGACCTGGGAGCTGCGGGCGTCGCGATCTTGACCGGGACGCCCGAGCACGGCCGGATCACGGTCCTTGACCAGCGCAGCGGCATGCAGGCGGAGAACCGCCGGATACGGACCGCCCTGATCGCGGGCTTCGCGACAACCGCTCTGCTGGCGATGCTGTCGCTTGGTTTCGGCGGTTTCGTCGCCGACGCCTACGACGCGCAGCAACAGCTAATCCAGCAGCGGATCGCTGAACGGCGCGCAGTCATGCGCGGCAATCAGACCGGCTCGGGCGGCAGCCCGCTCGATCTCCTGATCCGGCGCAAGCAGGGCTCCCCTTCCAGTGTGCTCGTCATCGAAGCGTTGTCGGCGCTGCTGCCTCTGGACACTTACGCGACCGAAGTCCGGATCGAAGGCAACAAATTGCAGATCGTTGGTGTCACCCGCGACGCACCATCCCTGATTTCGATCCTGGAGCAATCACCACATTTTTCCAGCGCGGGCTTCTTCGCCCCGACGACGCATGCCGCCAACGAGGCCGGCGAGCGTTTTCACATCGAAACCAAGCTCAAGCCTTATTTCGGGTCTGGCACATGATCAGCATGCAGCGGATCGAAACCCTTCTCGCACGATTTCCGATCGCGGCGGCTGCCGCCTACCTCGCCCTGATCGTGGTGTTTCTTTTCGTCACGATCGGCACGACGCTCGACATCCTGGAGCGGCGTGGGGCTGCGGTCGCCGCGCTGGAAATCCTCGCGCGGCTGGACGCGCGCGGTCCGGAACGTGTCCCCGCGGCCCGGGTCGCCGTCAGCATCCCGCCAGGCTCGCCATTCCTCGAGGGCGCGAGCGCCTCGCTCGCCGGCGCCGCGCTGCTCCAGCGCGTAGCGGCGGCGACGAAGCGGGTGAACGGCAACACGCTGTCGTCCCAGGTCGATCTCCAGGGCTCGAAAGCCAAGTCCGGCTTCATCACAGCGACCTCGAACTTTGAGATCGATCCCACTCAACTCCAGCCGCTGCTGTACGATCTCGAAGCGGGAATGCCTTTTCTGTTCATCGACGAACTGGTCGTGCAGGCGCCGTCAACGACAACGCAGAGCGGAAAGCTGCGCGTCCAGCTCGGCGTCTCGGGACAGCGGCAAGGCCAGAAATAGACAATGCAGGGCCGCGCGGACGCGCCCGTATCCGCGCGGATGTTGCAGCCGGGTATCACTTGATCGAACCGCAATGTTAGCGATATAACGATATCGTCACAATTTCGAGAGATGCGAACGTTATTGCTCGCCGCCATGTCTACCTCGGGGAAAGGCGTGGAAATGCGCGCTGTTGCTTTGCTGATTGGCTCGGTTCTGATCGGTAACGCCGGAGCGCGGGCCACGAACGCGCCGCTGACGATCGATGCGCAAACCGTCGATCCGAGCGGCAGCGATTTGTTCGCGCCGAGGCCGGTTGCGGCGGCGCCGGTTGCCGTTCCGCCGCCTGCGCCGGAGTCCGGCGTGCCCACGCCTGCGCCTGCGCCTTCGGTCGAGCAGCTCTCGAGCGGCAATCCGCTATGGGCGATCCCTCTGGCGCGTCTGACTGCGTCGCGCGATCAGCCATTGTTTGTGCCATCGCGGCGTCCGGCGCCTCCGCTGGAGATGGTCCGATCTGCGCCGGCACCGGTCGGCCCGCCACCCAAGCCGCCCGAACCTGAGAAGCCTCAGCTTTCCTTGCTTGGCACAGTTGCAGGATCGCGCGAACGGATCGGCCTTTTCATCGATTCCGTCAGCAAGGAGGTCCTGCGCCTGAAAGCGGGGGAGAACCATCGGGGATGGACGCTGCGCAACGTTCGCCCGCGTCAGGTCGAACTGGCGAAGGGGCTGGACAACACCATCCTCGATTTGGCGCCTCCCGATCTCAAGCCAGGTCCATCCGGATCGATGCTTGCCGGGACGGCAGCGCCGATAGCGGCGCCAACAACGTCAACGGCTGCACCACGCGGATCGACGCCCCCCGCGGTCCTTGTCAATGCATTCAAGCCGGCGGGCTCACCCCAAATGTTGACGAGCACCGGCGTGCAGCGCGCGTTGCAGGCGCCCCCGCCGCCAGGAGGTCCGGGCATCCCTGGAGGTCCGGGCATGCTGAGGCCGCGATAGGTCGACCACACCGCGCTGACCGGTGAGACCGCGGCCTTTGAGCGATGCGCATCAAACGGGTCAGATGCAGGATTGCGCTTGTAAAATCGTCGGAACATGACGCGGATGCGACGAACGGGCGCGCTCCCGGCGCGCCAAAAGTCAACCGGTCCGAGATGGTCATCCTCGCCATCTAATGACCGCTATTCGTCCAACATAACGACGGCTTTCCATCTCAAATTTGCAGCCTTTTTTAATGTTGGTCACAGCAACGATAAGAAACATTCTTACAAGAATGAGAAATAGGCATCGCGCAACGGGCAGTGGGCTGCTGCTTGTGCAGACGTTTGGAAGCCAAGGCTTGGTTTGTAGTTTTTGGGGGGTTGAAATGCGCGCGATAAATGCGATTGATTTGGCTTGTCTTAAATCCGCCTCCCCAGATTCAAGCGAGAACGTCTATAGCCTCGGCCTCAAGCAGGACGAAAGCAGCAGGCTTCGCCGTATCGAAAACCTCAAGCGCGAGAATGCGCTACTGATGCGCATGGTCGAGGAAACCAGGATCGAAATCGTGCGTCTGCGCGAGCAGCTATCCGCGGTGTGACGACGAAGAGCGTTGCCGTCGGCTGATCGGCGCTGTTGGTCCGGACGGGCCGACGCGGTGATCGCCGGCAAACGAGCCAAACCGAACTGATCGGGCCGGTGCTCGCCAATAGGCGGGCACCAATGCGCGTATCCGCCGTACTGACGGCGGGTAGTTGCTACCGCTCCGGGCCTCCTGGCCGCCATCTCCGAGCAACGTTGTGCGTCTTGTTTTCGTGGTCACCGCGCGAGCGGCGTCTATGGAGCAGGAACCATATCCTGATCCGCAGTCGGCTGCGGGAAGTGGGCCGGCGCGCAATGCGCCGGGCAAGCGCGGCGAACGTAGTGCGGCTGGGTACGAAACGGTCATGCGATTGAGAAACTACCTGGCGATCGCATGCTGTCTCGTCTGCTCGACCCTGCTTGGTGGCTGCGGATTCATTTCGATGTCGGGGCCGGCCAGCATCGACGTCAAGGCCGAGAATACGACCGTGCTGCCGTTCGCCGTCGTCAAGCTGACGCCGGATATCGTACGCCTGCTCGAGAAGTTCGAACCGAACGGATTGCCGGGAACGCTGGCCGACAGCCGCCCTCCCTCGAGCATTCGCTTCGGCATCGGTGATATCGTCAGTGTCACGATCTTCGAGGCGTCCGCCGGCGGCTTGTACG comes from Bradyrhizobium diazoefficiens and encodes:
- a CDS encoding type II secretion system F family protein, which codes for MPNFRYRALTQKGEVVSGSISAADLAEVAQRIEYLGLVAIDAGPEDDAKGWSLSLASLSLSKPGPADVTIFTRDLALLLKAGARLNDALELLASDMDVGRLRPVINNIKNSILSGESFAEALGREPSLFPAMYVALVRVGEMSGGLDHILETIGIERTRAEALRRKVTGALQYPAFVLLAAGGVLIFFVTFVLPQFSAVLRDFNAKTDPVIEIFLGLSDILRGHGFEVGAVVGIAAIGGWLAWRRPAVRASVVTQLARLPVISTVVEFHRAALFSRNLGILLGSGVTLTATLRILVDIMTATGDVPAWAAMADRVRHGGRLADALAASAVLPPVAVRMLRLGEETGQLPTLSGRVAEFYEEKLQRQLDRVVAIIGPAAIVLISVVVGGLIVSVMTALLSVTQVVG
- the gspG gene encoding type II secretion system major pseudopilin GspG produces the protein MIGFSRRSLFAPSRRRRRRRGEEGFTLVEMLVVITIIGMIMALVGPRVLNYLSESRVKAAKIQIQSFSSALDLFYLDAGRFPTSSEGLGALAHPVSGVASWNGPYVKGGNVPNDPWGNPYVYKQPAERDPYEIRSLGSDGQEGGTGTAGDISSAAK
- a CDS encoding pilus assembly FimT family protein; the encoded protein is MVCVLAITALLVAISLPRTPLATSRPKLEAYAIQIATLLKADRNAAMARRVSFGAVVDAPGRSVRAGSSTGFVRVPDDVVFDALLPQRCNGREVPSTITFLPSGMSCGGTIRLTRFGIGFDVRVNWLTGGVDIVAQDAVQAEQ
- a CDS encoding general secretion pathway protein GspI encodes the protein MIEAVIALALLSIVLAAIGSLVARNVRGARQLEQHTALMQTARLIASRLPQEGQPLPRELAGREGGYRWQMRISPFMDADTAISDSPFVPQRIELRVQSPTGAIVSLETVRLQFRDALQ
- a CDS encoding PulJ/GspJ family protein, translating into MRSSLLRMWRSNAGFTMFEALVALAVMGLVLGVLASVTGGWLPPWNRGLLQIQRNEQVTIALDRLAADVSAAEFVTPNRDRTAALFRGDESSIVFVRSAVGPNNRAGLEIVRIAETSDGAGRVLVRDRAPFVVLPTGDPAVDPIPFSDPVVLLRAPLRITFAFAGPRGDWFGNWPAWAGLPTTVRFDIHDVEGTIVLSTATRVRANTAAPQSEAVSDVRPGDSQAANNNGTGVR
- a CDS encoding general secretion pathway protein GspK, whose protein sequence is MNPSKVGSRTAERGFIVVATLWLLAALAGLILVGSVYMTQSAIALGAFDAATQLQMISTGGVELAAYQLSGVAPQARPTRGSFTFRLANARIAVEYQSEAARINLNMAPRSTIAGLFTALGVGSDAAVQLADRVVAWRTASRPSLQDEEDSLYVAAGLKYLPRHAGFNNVDELSLVVGMPAALVERARPYLTLYSGIAGVNVLEAAPEVLAALPDMTAAKADAFLNQRDSLASQDPGFVLGVLGGGVTGATVSAGNAYRIRMHIILPDGRDSRSEGVIVLPDRGTKAAYRVFTWRDEIDPSTGGTQR
- a CDS encoding PilN domain-containing protein; its protein translation is MSVVSELTAALSLWIDAVAGVVSARLANVKPVRRIEVAEDEAGALTMRLAPSTKLADGDLSPCRLDVTDGSINGPLSPQWAAAVRGGVVELLLQPSRFVFRTIELPARAAEFLDGIIRAQIDRITPWPPSEALFHWTPPQGNVGDRIETTVVATGRAPAASLAQAFSDLGAAGVAILTGTPEHGRITVLDQRSGMQAENRRIRTALIAGFATTALLAMLSLGFGGFVADAYDAQQQLIQQRIAERRAVMRGNQTGSGGSPLDLLIRRKQGSPSSVLVIEALSALLPLDTYATEVRIEGNKLQIVGVTRDAPSLISILEQSPHFSSAGFFAPTTHAANEAGERFHIETKLKPYFGSGT
- the gspM gene encoding type II secretion system protein GspM; its protein translation is MISMQRIETLLARFPIAAAAAYLALIVVFLFVTIGTTLDILERRGAAVAALEILARLDARGPERVPAARVAVSIPPGSPFLEGASASLAGAALLQRVAAATKRVNGNTLSSQVDLQGSKAKSGFITATSNFEIDPTQLQPLLYDLEAGMPFLFIDELVVQAPSTTTQSGKLRVQLGVSGQRQGQK